From a single Victivallis lenta genomic region:
- a CDS encoding phage/plasmid primase, P4 family: MNNKKIGVPAKLQLTRDQRTLCNNNSVKSHQERQDAEMLLQQISADLPYTEWFRVAAALKGCGVNFSVFDEWSATTPERYDAEVAQKTWNRAAAEGKERVGIGTLKMLTGQFPKSQPASPAEMLPVPQGKEAMATQAITFMEKMFMPGEYFELVIQSICQEGKYRPLRSAQAVKKRFDDSQRDSTFNSLLEIISQTEQGAWISLNPLQQQITGKAPKDSDVTNLRYTLVEADDLSKEEQWSRIRKLNLPVKAVVWSGGKSLHVIVKIDAGQDRKLYRKRVELLYCYLTRKKFPYDCANRNPSRLTRVPGIFRGDDMQYLVAEEFGPRSWDDFERQLPADMKKKPDRRALTSPVNGMLGGRPPMPITQLARQFAAENSLAEQYTLRCWRDMWWHYSDYAWRELPVQDLEMMVTGFLQRQKMEEQMRIGNNVINDVIANLRADELCGLPRHKYNMPCFLPDGESAEDFMSFRNGLAKLSPLWLFPDTPAELLPHTPRFFSRRDVDYDFLPEAECPEWNNYLETTFDTPEMRTALQMCFGYILSRKQCFNIGFFWIGCGGDGKSVAAHILRKLVGESNTCCLPFGDLGNRFSSWLLTEHTLNLVEELPVNGEQKNLADSEKVFKMVTDGAVIPAERKFQAPTDARAKARCVFLANELPTFLDRTDGLWDRLVVLQFTRRFRNTGDEKPGLKYQLEQELPGIFNWAITGMRQLSQHTRFPIPEAARELQKQHRLNCDHEAEFLSETLQEDPAGVLERQSIYRNYRLWMEEHGYRPVGQNRFNAAVQARFPEVRIGRIRSPRDLQVWFGIRYCACNIGGGDGGNTAVIQ, encoded by the coding sequence ATGAATAATAAAAAAATAGGGGTCCCCGCCAAGTTGCAGTTGACCAGGGACCAGAGAACACTCTGTAATAACAATAGCGTCAAATCGCATCAGGAAAGGCAGGACGCTGAAATGCTGCTGCAGCAGATATCGGCTGACTTGCCATATACCGAGTGGTTTCGGGTAGCTGCTGCACTGAAAGGATGCGGAGTAAACTTCTCCGTCTTCGATGAATGGTCCGCAACCACACCGGAGAGATATGATGCGGAAGTCGCTCAGAAGACCTGGAATCGGGCTGCAGCAGAAGGAAAGGAACGAGTTGGAATCGGCACGTTGAAGATGCTGACCGGACAGTTTCCGAAGTCACAGCCGGCGTCCCCGGCAGAAATGTTGCCAGTACCGCAAGGCAAAGAGGCAATGGCAACCCAGGCCATAACCTTTATGGAAAAAATGTTTATGCCCGGGGAATACTTTGAACTCGTAATACAGTCGATCTGTCAGGAAGGCAAATACCGCCCCTTACGTTCTGCTCAAGCGGTGAAGAAACGTTTCGATGACAGCCAACGGGACTCCACATTCAACAGTTTGCTGGAAATCATCAGCCAAACGGAACAGGGTGCATGGATATCTCTGAATCCGCTGCAGCAGCAGATCACCGGTAAGGCGCCCAAAGATTCCGACGTTACGAACTTGCGGTATACGCTTGTGGAAGCGGATGATTTATCCAAGGAAGAACAATGGTCACGCATCAGAAAACTTAATTTGCCGGTAAAAGCGGTAGTCTGGTCCGGTGGAAAAAGTTTACATGTAATCGTCAAAATTGATGCGGGACAAGATCGGAAACTTTATAGGAAACGGGTAGAGTTGCTGTATTGCTATCTGACCCGGAAAAAGTTTCCGTATGATTGCGCCAATCGCAACCCGAGCCGTTTGACTCGTGTCCCCGGCATTTTTCGGGGGGATGACATGCAATATCTGGTTGCGGAAGAATTCGGCCCCCGTTCTTGGGACGACTTTGAACGCCAATTACCGGCAGATATGAAGAAAAAACCGGATCGCCGAGCGTTGACATCGCCTGTCAATGGTATGCTCGGCGGACGTCCTCCCATGCCGATAACTCAATTGGCACGACAGTTCGCTGCTGAAAACAGCCTTGCAGAACAGTATACTTTGCGGTGTTGGCGGGATATGTGGTGGCACTATTCCGACTATGCTTGGCGGGAACTCCCGGTACAGGATCTGGAAATGATGGTGACAGGTTTTTTACAACGCCAGAAAATGGAAGAGCAAATGCGTATTGGCAACAACGTAATCAATGATGTCATTGCCAACCTTCGTGCCGATGAGTTATGCGGTTTGCCGCGGCATAAGTATAACATGCCATGTTTTCTACCGGATGGCGAATCAGCGGAAGACTTCATGAGTTTCAGAAACGGGCTTGCAAAACTCTCGCCTCTTTGGTTGTTTCCTGACACTCCGGCAGAGTTGTTGCCGCATACTCCCAGATTTTTCAGTCGGCGTGATGTGGACTACGATTTTCTACCGGAAGCAGAGTGTCCGGAATGGAACAACTATCTGGAAACTACCTTCGACACCCCGGAGATGAGGACTGCCCTGCAAATGTGCTTTGGCTATATCCTCTCTCGGAAGCAGTGTTTCAATATCGGTTTCTTCTGGATCGGATGCGGCGGAGATGGCAAATCGGTTGCAGCACATATTCTTCGCAAGCTGGTAGGAGAAAGTAATACCTGCTGCCTTCCCTTCGGGGACCTCGGCAACCGTTTTTCTTCCTGGCTTCTGACAGAACATACCCTCAATCTGGTTGAGGAACTGCCTGTCAATGGAGAGCAGAAAAACCTTGCAGACAGTGAAAAGGTCTTTAAAATGGTTACGGATGGAGCAGTCATCCCTGCCGAACGTAAATTCCAAGCGCCGACAGATGCGCGGGCCAAAGCACGCTGTGTATTTCTCGCCAATGAATTGCCGACTTTCTTGGATCGCACGGATGGTTTGTGGGACCGGCTGGTTGTTCTGCAATTCACCCGCCGCTTTCGTAATACAGGAGATGAAAAGCCGGGCTTGAAGTACCAGTTGGAACAAGAATTACCGGGGATTTTCAACTGGGCCATAACTGGAATGCGCCAGCTTTCTCAACATACTCGTTTCCCAATTCCGGAAGCAGCAAGAGAACTGCAAAAGCAGCACCGTTTGAATTGTGACCATGAAGCGGAATTTTTAAGCGAAACCCTTCAGGAAGATCCGGCAGGAGTACTCGAAAGACAGTCCATTTATAGGAATTACAGACTCTGGATGGAAGAACACGGTTATCGCCCGGTGGGGCAGAATCGGTTCAATGCTGCAGTACAGGCACGCTTCCCCGAAGTCAGGATTGGACGGATACGATCCCCCCGGGATCTCCAAGTCTGGTTCGGCATCCGGTACTGCGCTTGTAATATTGGTGGTGGGGACGGTGGGAACACTGCCGTTATCCAGTAA
- a CDS encoding helix-turn-helix domain-containing protein: MKVKTPTPAVLSAAVAILQPYIPELSPHNLIEALKNHNPAEPKEAVKQQPLTRQEVAKLLRISLNTVNRYLNQGKLQRVQLSSHAVRISPESVDTLLNNQK, encoded by the coding sequence ATGAAGGTCAAAACACCAACTCCGGCAGTTTTGTCTGCGGCAGTCGCAATCCTGCAACCGTATATCCCTGAGCTTTCGCCGCACAATCTGATTGAGGCACTCAAAAACCATAATCCGGCTGAGCCGAAGGAGGCCGTAAAACAGCAACCGCTGACTCGTCAGGAGGTAGCCAAACTGCTTCGGATCAGTTTGAATACGGTGAACCGTTATCTCAATCAGGGGAAGTTGCAACGGGTTCAACTATCATCACACGCAGTCCGCATCAGTCCGGAAAGCGTGGACACATTGTTAAATAATCAGAAATGA
- a CDS encoding type II secretion system protein produces the protein MKKTFTLIELLVVIAIIAILASMLLPSLNRARMTAYKASCLNVAKQMGVASQLYSSDHDGLTLPAIWGRNMFFFETMSKYFPAFFTRLNRNTGKRVTAVPLCPAAHTEHGAFWRYESNYGPWSTEYSSYMFQHCGGYTYSYWFGYWTGSGDPQKPTIKLGAIKRPSAKIQIADGYYSTTWFSSVTSWGQDSLPDVSFKRHSHGKEANVLFIDGHAAAVPRIIRLTNEQFNEWFVPRENF, from the coding sequence ATGAAGAAGACCTTCACCCTGATCGAGCTGCTGGTGGTGATCGCGATCATCGCGATTCTCGCCTCCATGCTGCTGCCGTCGCTCAACCGGGCGCGCATGACCGCCTACAAGGCCTCCTGCCTCAATGTCGCCAAACAAATGGGGGTGGCCAGCCAGCTCTATTCTTCCGACCATGACGGTTTGACACTGCCGGCGATCTGGGGAAGGAACATGTTTTTCTTTGAGACGATGAGCAAATATTTTCCGGCATTTTTCACGCGCCTCAACCGGAACACCGGGAAAAGAGTCACTGCCGTGCCGCTCTGCCCCGCCGCCCATACGGAACACGGCGCCTTCTGGCGTTATGAGAGCAATTACGGTCCATGGTCCACCGAATACTCGAGTTATATGTTTCAGCACTGCGGCGGATACACCTATTCCTACTGGTTCGGCTACTGGACCGGCAGCGGCGATCCCCAGAAGCCGACCATCAAACTCGGCGCCATCAAACGGCCGTCCGCCAAAATTCAAATCGCCGACGGGTATTACTCCACCACCTGGTTCAGCAGCGTCACTTCCTGGGGACAGGATTCGCTGCCGGACGTCTCCTTCAAGCGCCACAGCCACGGCAAGGAAGCCAATGTGCTTTTCATCGACGGCCATGCCGCCGCCGTCCCGCGAATCATCCGCCTTACCAATGAGCAATTCAACGAGTGGTTCGTCCCGCGGGAAAACTTTTAA